In Rhinolophus ferrumequinum isolate MPI-CBG mRhiFer1 chromosome 7, mRhiFer1_v1.p, whole genome shotgun sequence, the following proteins share a genomic window:
- the LOC117024823 gene encoding homeobox protein Hox-A4-like, which produces MLSDKGKSGSNKAGLFIIYLRVFFSFHLSLCVSVSGNSSRERATQRRKPHSHVLFYPFPPPETLSSGIHIHTAHTRSQTEPQHRLPPPDTHPPPPLPRPRAGVQAARPGRPPPASVPPHLLPRRDPKMAAAPQAASRRGDRRSQPGPRAGEGRAGRGGAARGRARADGA; this is translated from the coding sequence ATGCTTTCCGATAAGGGGAAATCAGGCAGCAATAAAGCGggattatttataatttatttgcgCGTATTCTTCTCTTTCCacctctccctgtgtgtctctgtgtcggGAAACTCATCCAGGGAGCGTGCCACACAGAGAAGAAAGCCACATTCCCACGTTCTCTTCTATCCCTTTCCTCCCCCAGAAACGCTGAGCTCTGGCATACACATCCACACCGCACACACGCGCAGCCAGACGGAGCCACAGCACCGCCTCCCCCCACCAGACACGcacccgccgccgccgctgccgcggCCCCGCGCGGGAGTCCAGGCCGCTAGGCCAGGCCGCCCGCCACCTGCATCCGTGCCGCCTCACCTCCTGCCCCGCCGCGATCCCAAGATGGCAGCGGCGCCGCAGGCCGCGTCCCGGCGCGGGGACCGCAGGTCCCAGCCAGGCCCAAGGGCTGGCGAGGGCCGGGCCGGGCGCGGTGGTGCCGCAAGAGGCCGGGCGCGAGCGGATGGAGCCTGA